A region from the Coffea eugenioides isolate CCC68of chromosome 9, Ceug_1.0, whole genome shotgun sequence genome encodes:
- the LOC113783667 gene encoding stromal cell-derived factor 2-like protein isoform X2: MAISFFGLAIFLFLTLDSDFTSSLVSATSEGIQITYGSVTKLMHGRTKFRLHSHDVPYGSGSGQQSATGFPNVDDSNSYWIVRPVSDTNAQQGDTIKGGTIIRLQHMRTRKWLHSHMLN, encoded by the exons ATGGCAATCTCATTTTTCGGTCtcgccattttcctttttcttaccCTTGACTCCGATTTCACCTCTTCCCTCGTCTCTGCCACTTCTGAAGGCATCCAG ATTACTTATGGGTCAGTGACCAAGTTGATGCATGGGAGAACAAAGTTTAGGCTGCATTCGCATGATGTACCATATGGCTCTGGTAGTGGGCAGCAGTCCGCCACTGGTTTTCCCAACGTTGATGACTCAAACAGCTATTGG ATTGTTAGACCTGTATCAGATACCAATGCCCAACAAGGGGATACAATCAAAGGTGGTACCATCATCAGGCTGCAACACATGAGGACCAGAAAATGGTTACATAGCCACATGCTAAAT TAG
- the LOC113783667 gene encoding stromal cell-derived factor 2-like protein isoform X1 has translation MAISFFGLAIFLFLTLDSDFTSSLVSATSEGIQITYGSVTKLMHGRTKFRLHSHDVPYGSGSGQQSATGFPNVDDSNSYWIVRPVSDTNAQQGDTIKGGTIIRLQHMRTRKWLHSHMLNIHN, from the exons ATGGCAATCTCATTTTTCGGTCtcgccattttcctttttcttaccCTTGACTCCGATTTCACCTCTTCCCTCGTCTCTGCCACTTCTGAAGGCATCCAG ATTACTTATGGGTCAGTGACCAAGTTGATGCATGGGAGAACAAAGTTTAGGCTGCATTCGCATGATGTACCATATGGCTCTGGTAGTGGGCAGCAGTCCGCCACTGGTTTTCCCAACGTTGATGACTCAAACAGCTATTGG ATTGTTAGACCTGTATCAGATACCAATGCCCAACAAGGGGATACAATCAAAGGTGGTACCATCATCAGGCTGCAACACATGAGGACCAGAAAATGGTTACATAGCCACATGCTAAAT ATTCATAATTGA